Genomic window (Amaranthus tricolor cultivar Red isolate AtriRed21 chromosome 7, ASM2621246v1, whole genome shotgun sequence):
ttaaagtttgtGTTATTTATAGTTAGTCAACAGATCATCTaaaattattaactttaattttttagtaatatgTAGGCAATTTAGTATTCTTTTGAGAGGCTAAGTTCaagccttttttttttcttttcttttggttaattaattgattttgttattcacttttttattgacttaataattatgtttgctatcttttttaaaaattatttaaataataattgacatgcaatgaattagATAAGACTGATCAAAGATatattatacttaaaaaaaaataaaataattgctAAACCTTTGAGCCAACCCGTCAAACTTGCTCCTAACCCGTTTAGAACCACCAAGAAACCGCTTCAAACCGAACTGAAACCGTCTATCAACGGCCAAAATTTAGTTCTACACTTCTACTTTTGTGAAACCGGAACAAGAACATACACTCAAACCTAAAACTACAGCAGAAGAAAAGAATCTCACTATAAAGGTGAACATGACATGagtgataatgaaaatatgaaattagTTCATGACCCATCACCAATTCCTCACCACAAAACTAAACTCAAAATCTGgatgtttttgttttgttctttgaaatgaaaagaaatGGCAATTGTAATTAGATCGATAAACAAATTCATCTTCCAAGCATCATGTAGCAGCAACAATGGTGTTGGCAACAAAGTTAAAAAACAACCACCAATCTTTGTATCCACAAACCCATCAAACATTAACATTCATGCTCTCTCAAAACTCTATTGTGCTTGCAATCACTCCCCTCATCGTTTCTCCGCGGCAATCGAGGACATTGACGCCGGAAAACTGGGCATCGCAATCTCTCACAGCTCCGTTGTAGTGTCCGTGTTTGCTTCCGTTACTGACTGCGATGAAGGTGGCGTGGAGGAGAAAGAAAAGGGTTTGTTGGGAAGAATTCTGCCGGCCGCACTAGTAGGCGTGCCGGCCGAGAATGGTGAATTGGTTGGGTTTGGAAGGGCAGCTTCTGATCAGGCCTTAACTGCTTCCATTTACGATGTCATGGTCAGTTTCACTCTCTTTTTAGAATTGTGCTGTGAACGTTGCAATATTGTGATCAATACTCAATCTGCCAAATTGTTTTGCCAAATCATAACAAGAACATTGTTTGAAAAAGCTATAAAATGTTAGCACTTTGGACATAAAGTACTCTTGAGCATCAATTTGCTTTAATGTTACAATTCAAATTTTGTGTGTAATTTTTTGAGTCCAATTTGTTTTAATGTTACAATTCAACTGTTAAATGTTGGTTCTTTCACCCAATATACCTAGTAAGAAATCTGTTTATCATAGACTTCGTCGGGAGAATATATGTTTGGGATGAATATTAAATTGAGGGTGTGGTTGGATTGGAGGTAATGAATTGAGATGCAagagaaaatatgaaaaagaatagAGATGGTGGTAAATGGAATGAGATAGTGATAATGATAGTGTAAGGTGGAGGTATGGAGGGGAGCTCTTGTAACTTTTTTGGGGGGTATGTTTTTTTCTTAAGGGTAATGTTGAATTCCTAAATTGATTGTAATAATTCTCAATCTTATgagttttttcaaatttaactcCTCATTTGTCTATTTAGTGATTTTCAGGTCCTTCCTTCTTTGCGACGATTGGGAATTGGTAGGATGATTGTTCAAAGAATCATCAGGTGGATTCATTGTCCTTACCTTTCCTCATTCTATCCCAACTATCGTTGCAAGAGAGCTAGTCTGATAAATCCTTTGTGATATTATGATAAAAGATAAtcatttttactcttttttcCTTCCAGAAATCTTGTTAGTAAAGGCATTTATGACATATCAGCGCTCTGCACTGAGGAAGAGAGGTATGAACTTACTTGAAAGTTTCTAATCATCAGTCAGATCTGACACGAATCCCTCTGTACACGATTCCAGATTATTCTTCGCAGCATGTGGATTTGGAGATGATATTTTGGGATCAACAACGATGATGTATGCAAAAACTTCTCCCGACAATATTGACAATAACCGGATTATTACATGAGCTGGTCGGAAACTTCTGGTAGCACCACCTCTTAGACTACCATTCCTGTCACGGAAACAACCCCCTGACATTGTTGCTGAAAGTGAATGAATATTCTCTTAAATATGTAGTTCTGTGTAATATTGTTATTCATTGTTGACTGATTTTAGGTTCTTATGTGTCATATGGCAGTTTAATTTCTTAATACACTGCTGAAAGTTTTTTTAGCAATACTGTGAAGTTATAGCTCTCTAGCCCGTCTTTCAaaaagacgacctcaaaacaagaagtccgCATTCttattttcactttaatttgtattaattgggctaatTAGCCCATATATGTAATACGTTTCTCGGAGAGAATAGAGAACAGAAAAAAGATGGGTATTTCTTGATATTCACACTCAATAAAGTAAGTTAGACTTTGTATGATTTGAGAGAACCCCACTTTTATGTCCTTTTGCTATTAACTTTACCCATTTTATTGTAAAAAACCATCAGAGAACATGTTTCTGCAACGGCTCTATTTTTCTTGCAGATAAGCAAACATGATGAAGCAGTCAGGCACTTCTTCAACGgctaaacttttgattgaggtCTGTCTAATTTCAGCTCGAGGGCTGCCATACTCTTCGCGTTGGAAGTATCAATGGTACGCCGTTGGTTGGATCGACCCCAACGACAAGTACTGCACCAAGATTGATGCTTCTGGAAACCCAAATCCTGTGTGGAATACCAAGTTCACGACTGTTATCGATACCTCAGAAGTAGAGTTCCAGGATGTAACGTTGAATGTTGAGGTTTACAGCAGGGAACCCCTCTTTCTCCGAGAGAAGCTTCGAGGTACTGCAACTGTTATGTTGAAGGAGTTCTTGGTTAAACACTGCAAGAACTCTGAAGGCTCTAAACAGATGGTCGAAGATGTAGGAAGCTTTCAGTTGAGGAAGAACTCCAATAAACCTCAAGGTTTTATTGATGTTTCTATCAGGATCTTAGAAGAAACTGTTGGGACAAGCTCATTGTTTCATTTAGGTAAGtgcattttaatatttatttgccATTCATAACATTTGTTGATAGCAACGTCTGCCGAACATAGTATATTTACTCATTGTTCCTAGGCATCAATCCCTGCTCTTTCATTTACTACTTGGTCACATCTGATGGGATAACATTTGTCACTGTTTCTCTTGTTTGCAGGTAACGAGGACGGATTCAATTTAAGGGACAGCACCAATAGCATTACCGCAACAAGTGATGGAGGGTCATTGCATTCTCACCCAGCCGGACATGTTGAACTGCCATTTCACCAGCCGGGGAATATTCGTCCGCCTGGATCTATCGGAGATCATCCGTATAATCATCCTATGCAATACCCACCAAACTATTCAAACCCTGCTATTGCCGGGTCAAGTAATCCATCCGCCACGTCTGGCCCCAATTACCCAGTAAAGCCAAGTTATCCACCAACCAGTAACCCTGGTTACCCTGCACCTCCATCATACACACCACCTCCACCTCAGCCACCTTCTCATGTTGGTTGTGTGCCCACTTTTCTCCCAGGAATTCATGGTCAACCCTCATCATATATTAACATGCCATCAGGAGCTGGACGGGGTATTGGGCCCGAATTTGGAGCGGGTTTGGGTGCTGGAGCACTAGCTGCTGGTGCTGTGATCTTTGGTGATGATATTATATCTGGATTTCAACTTCCAGCTGTAGGAATGCAAGATGCTAGTCTTCTAATATCAACTGATCCTCCTTTCTGACAAGAACTTAGACTTTTTGAGTTTTTGTGCTGCCCTTTAGATTGTACCGTCAAAAGTATCATCTTGTGAGTTATGAAATGATTAATTTGCGCATAGGGGACTATTTTACAGTTTGAAAACAAGATTAAGCTGCATAAGTAATAGTTCACCAATTTTCTcatctcatttatatatttcattCTATCTATATTTGTTTTCTGTATTATTTTCCaactacaaattaaaattacttattaaTTAGAGTTGTATAGGTATCTATTTTGATCATAAATAATTATTCTCCTCATTTTGTCTATTGTCGAGACTTGACTATAGTGTATGGAAAGCTTTAGATCTGTTAATTCAAGAGTAAATTGTTGATCCTTTACAATTATCTTTTTGCGTTCTTATCGGCAGGATTATTCATGGTGAAATACAAATAAATCCATGGTCATAAAACACATCGGTGTCTAGATCAACAAAGACGATGTTGAGTGTTGAGCACAAAGATTCAAAAGAGGCAGAGTAGGTTCACTCTTGGGACAAATAACCAGAAATCGCAGAGCACTGAGCTCAACCCAGTCAAATAAGTGCCACAATATTGTCCAAACAAATTCATTCAACCTACTTTTATTGCCTAATACAACAAAAAATCTGAATCTGAGTTTGAGTCTGAATCTGAGGGATAGAAAAATGAAGACATCACGAGGATTTTACAACTTGCAGCTGTCCGTCATCATCTCTTTACATAATAGTTAAACTTGTAAAACAATCACATGTGATTCAAGTTCATGgaacgtacatatatatacagcATCAACAAACAGCTTCATGTTCCAACTTTGAATATAACATTTATAGGATTATCTACAGATAGCAGTTGAAATTTAATGGCAGCCGAGAACCCACCTCTACTTTGCTTTAGTTAAGCTACCTTGCATTACCGCCAGTTTTGAGAAAGCGAACATATTCCTGCTGAGACATCACCCCTCCATTGTTGGGATCAAAACGGCACCTGTAAAAACTGATAGGAAGAAATTGGAGAGGGGCAATTGCAAAGCAAAAGGAAAAGCAAGCACATATTTTGTACATAATTCTATAATGTTGTCTTTGGGAACTATGGTTTCAATTGAAAGTTTAAAATTGAttcaaatttagtgtttgacaaatcaaaaactacaaatttgGATTTGAGCCAATATCAACATTGCTTTAAGTGGTCAAATTTGATAATTTGCAAATAACTACTCTATAActtattctcaaattcttcatttataattttgtaattgaaatctataatttgaaatgaaatacttgtttccaAACACAACCTAACAGAATTTATTAGATGTACGAAAATACTAGAGCAAGAACCAATCATGCGATTTTCATATGCAGCATAAACTACCCAAGGCATAAAGCCCCTAATGCTTGGGCGCATGGCAATACTAAGAATATGTATGATTATGAATATCAGAAAGCAGCCATCGTCCAGAAGATAGACACTGAAAGCGAAAGTCGTATATGATAAGATTTACTAAGTTCAAGTGTTCAACTAGTTGCTCGGGCAGATGATGCACTCAATCATGTAAGTCATGTTAAGAGGAACAGTAACAAATGAATTGAGCACTTGACAATAGCTAATAGAGAGCTTGAACTCCTCAACCAGCAATCAAAATTTAGGATTGATGCCTAAACAGTACACTAaagttcaacacaattataGGTTGTTCAAACTATAGAGAAACTAGACACCTCAATCACTCACGAAAAAATGCCGAGCCAAAGAAAATGGCAGTGACCGCCTCCCTGGTAATCAAGTAAGTCAAGTGCAAGCAGCATCACAGCAAGTAAGAAAGCGCCACTTCGGAGATATACAGGGCATTATAGCCAAAAGCTAAACGTAAAAGGGATATGATACAACTAAGAGAGCAGAATCAAAGTCAGAATCCAAAACCAAAGGGAGGTTTAAAGTTGAAAGATGAAACACTGCTAGAAACAAATCAACCAAGAACATTGAAATTCATGTAGTGGAAGACAACAAACTATCGTAATCAAACAGAATTTCTTGATCTAAGAATAATGTTTCTCTTAGAGAGCTCCAAAGCCCTCACATTAGACCAACTGACCAAAAAAGACACCTTCAAACTGAATGCCACGGATGAGATTTCTAGTTGATATCCATGTCCTATGGAACACAGAGGAGAATCAGCCTAATAAAGGCAGCTCTAGTAAATGTTTGGAGGAATCATCAGCAATGAAAGTTCTTTCAAAGCAAACTGCCAAATGCTAGCCATAAAGTAACGTAGTAGTGGCTActttagaagaaaaaaaaagacgtGAAGAGCAAAAAAGACGTGAAGAGGATATATGGTATGCACAACGACAAGGGGGAAGTATAGAGACAGAGAAGGATCATCAGATTTTTCATCGAATTTCTTATAGAGCTCTATGCTCATCAAGGAGGAATTCAGGATTCTTGCTAATTACCTTAATTTCGTATTTAAATAATTTCTTCAGTATCATCATCTTCATTACAATTGAACCACGAGTTTGCCATCATTGAATCTATGTGTTGAGTTTTGATGGAAGAGAGATCAAAATTGGCACTTTAACGAAAAAAATGACTAAACCTTTGATCAATCACAACAATAAATGAATTGGAGGGGTATAGACTACAAGGAGGCAGTAAGCTCTGCCACATGAATACTGAGATTGAAACTAACACGTCAAGAAGGGGTTTAATGATATTACTGTTGCTCTGGTGGGGAAAAAGAACTAACTAGTAACAACCATCAAGTGGACAACAGATAAATGGTCAGAGATAATGAGGTACATAGAGATCTTACTAGAAGTGGGTCCAGTGGCAGAGGAGATGTCTCTAGTGGAGGTGGAGGTGGATATTTCACAGATAGTTATGTCAATGATAGTGTGATGAATCAATATCTATATAATAATAGTCTTTTAATGAAACTTCTAGAAAAGGAATATTAGGTAACCAATTTAGCAAATGGCAACAAGTTTGTTAGGCTTTTTAGCTATAAATGTGATGATGTAATAATTAGTTAggttatgaaaaaaatatgatatgaattcttctcaaacttctctttCCCTATTTTCGTCTTCTAAATCTGCAATTTCTTCTTTACTTTTAACTCTTTACTCTCTCTTAGCCTTAACCTCTATCTTCCTGATATTAGCAATTAGTGGATTCATTACAACTTATATCAGTCACATGGGTAACCTAACAAATCAACAGAGGATCGAATCCTTGGAACAGGATTCCAGCTATTGAAGAACTGATACCCACTCAAATACAGACAAAAATGGCAGCCTTGGAAGAAAGGATGAACAAGAAGCAGGATTACCTACAAGAATCCTTGGCGGTCATGATAACTGAAACTCAAACCCAGATTTAAGAAACCTTGAAGGccttaataatgaatgaaaacaGACACCCACCCTTTCCGCAAATTTTTACCCCAAATTTCACAAATGAACCCAGGAATTCTTCACGATCCGACGAAAACCGACCACACACAAACCAGCAACCACATAACCTGTTCAATAACCCTATCCCGAACTGCCCACCCCAAAACTTGTTCAATCGTACATCCCGAAACCCAGTAACAGCACCTACCCACCCCTCTCTTGCCCCGATTCCCAACCTAAGCCAAAAAATATCCTATTCCCCATCAAACCAAGATTATACCCAAGTCAATCTTATCAACGTCCGACCAACACGCCTCAACTCAACACTCGTCGACAACCCAAATTAAACCCAGTCGAAACACTTGAACAAACACCCAAGAATCCCTTACCACCAAACTCATACCATCAACAATTCTAACAAAAAACACCTAATGGCCAAAACCATTAAGAGCTGAATTTCACAAATGACCCAAATGTTCAAACCCAAAATTTTACCACCTCACTAAAACATTTCTCTACCACTCGAAGGTGGAGGAAAAAAACACGGTGGAGGAAAAGgaggaaaaacaaaaataaaaggaatCACACCTAGTTTTCGGCCTCCAGATTGATGAATGGGATGAGAGTTATTTACGTCAAACCGATTAATAGTGCAATGTCATCAAACCAAATTGTGCAACCTTACCTCTACATTGATGCAAATTATCACCCACATTGAGGACAAGGTGATTCTTTTAGACGACTGGTAATGTGatgaattaatatatatatatatatatatgtatatgtatatatatatatgtatatgtatatatatatatatatatatatatatgtatatatatatatatatatatgttatatatatgtgtatatatatatatatatatgtatatatatatatatatatatatatatatatatatatatgtatatatatatatgtatatatataagagGGGTAGAAATTACAAGTCTTTTAATGAAGCTTCTAGAAAACAAATATTATGTAACCAATTTAGCAAATGGCAAAAAGTTTGTTAGGCTTGTTAGCTATAAATATGATGATGTAATAATTGGTTAGGTTATGAAATGAATATGATATGAATTCTTCCTCTCAAACTTCTCTTTCCCTATTCGCATATTCTTAATCTGCAATTTCTTATTTACTTTACTCTTTATTCTCTTTAGCCCTAACCTCTATCTTTCTCATATTAGCGATTAGCGGGTTCATTGCAAATATTCAAGGAGATTTCGCCACAGGTTATTCACTCTTGCAAGGTTATAACGAAGTGAGGCCATATTAGCAAGGTGGACTATAGAGAAAGTGTGATCAAACAGGGTTTTAAAGGCCATAGATCTAATGGAGGTAAACTACAATGGTGAATGGTGACTTAAAGAGCATAGTGGATGCTAAAGTTACCTAATTTGCAACAAAATTCATTACACAAGTTTGTAATTCACCCAAAGTAGCCAAATTTATCCCAAAAAGCTTTATATTATGCTATCTTCAGTTCAGATTAGCAAATTAGGTAACACTGATGGCTACAAGAAAAGAATCTGGAGTTGGACTCAAACCTGTGAAAATAATGATGAATAATGTTTTAATGGAAAAATGGTGAGGGGTTTTGGTAGTGGAGTTAATGTTCATGGGAAAGTGGGAGCTTTACTCCCCAACCCCAAGGAAACCATTTGTAGAAACTACCAAGGTATTTTTCTAACTGGCATTAAAAGGAGGACAAACCTTATTGGAAAAAAGATGATATCACGACATGATAACTCGACACAAACTTAACACGAATGAGCAAGTTCAAATCAAGGGCTCTTGACACGATTAATTAATTGGTTTTGAAACGTACAGATGCTTCGATAGAAGGTATCTATTTGGGTTAAGCGCTATCAAATTGAACATGCCACGATTAGACAAATATTTTACATGCATTAAATGACTGAGCTTATCAACCTTGATACCAGAAGTTTGTAAATTTAATGTAATAgtgatatatttgttttttaaaccAAAAAATCAAGTGAAGAAAAGGTTGTAGTGTTCTCACCAATAACAATTACTTGAAATACaacaaactaaaaatagaaaacttTTTACCCTTTCCCAAATTTTAGTTGTATGATTTTTATGTCTATCAAGATTCATGGTTAAATGGGCAGTAATGAGACCATTAATTTTGACGcttcaaaaaatatttgttttccTTTTGGCTCTCAACAACTTAAGCCTTTATTTTGATATTCATATGTAATTCAAAGGAAAGCattagattgaggtggtttgatcATGCGCCAAGGAAAGCTAGCGATGCACCATTCAAAAGAGTGAAAAGCATCATAACCAATGGTAAAGGAGGTCAAGAAAGACCTAAAAAAGCGTGGGAGGAATAAATCAAGCTGAACTTGGGTGAGTTGCACCTCCGGGAGGACTTGACTTGGGAAATGAGTAGTTCGAAACGCCGAATCCGTATATGTGAGTCTCATAACTTTCCTGCAGCTTCTTTTTTGTCTTACCCGTTTTTGTTTGCTTGTAGTCTTGTTAGTTTTGTTTCCTAGATGGTGTTGTGTTCGTAAGTTTTTGTGATTTCTATCTcctgttttctgttttcttttgCAAGATCATCCTTTGCAAGGACCTCATATTATTACTCGAGTTGAGGGGTCTTCTTTAATCGCGACGGTATTGATTTGTCTTCTTTTCCACCCTCCCTAGACCTTGCCTTGGGCGGGACTCATAGGGATGGTGATActgattatgatgatgataataataataattcgtTTAACGAGCGCAGATAGGTTTGGATCAATAATTGGATAAGCTTTAGTTTAAGATTATCAAAACAGTGTGATGAGATAAACACAAACTCAATAGAACTCAACCAACTAAACAACCCTAGCGGCCTATACTGACAtcataaatcttaaataaaCCCCATAGATGAGACAAACACAAACCTAATACCATCCAAACAGTTGTAGTctttagtttaatattcatatgTAATTCGGTTAACGAGTGGAGAAAGGTTTGGATCAATAATTGAATAGGTTTGGTTTGAAGATTATCAAAACATTGTGATGAGATAAACACAAACTCAATAAAACCCAACCTACATGACAACCCTCGCGGCCAAATACTGATATACAAAGTTATGAATAAACCCCATAGATAAGACAAACACAAATTCAATACCACCCAACCAACTTGACAACTCGAGTTGTCTAGCACTGAGATCATAAGTCTAAAGCCAAACTAGCCACTTTTCCAAATAATCCTATTTTATGAGCTTTGGCCACGTTTTTGCTTATTTCCCTAAACTTAAAAACTAATTCTCCATAGTCCACTAAAAAGAATGTAGGTAATAATGCCTAGCACTTACATTCAACCCAACCTAGCAGACCTTACCACTCTGaccattttaaaataaactcAAGACATCCCTTAAGCAAAACCTCCTACACCTAACCCACTTCTTACTAAAACTCCATTCACATGACCTTTTGCTCATTCCCATTTCCAAACCTTTTAGCTCCCAAATCGactaaatcaaaaattttaaaaatcatctAATCTTTCAAAAACAAACTCCAAATATCTAGCTTTTTTACTCCAGCATGAACATTTTATATTTCATTGTTTCAACCCTTGCAAATTAAGCAAGCTACTCTCACTTACCAAGGGgaataagaaatttgaaatcGACAATTCATTTCAGATGTTGTGAAACTCACTATTGTGCAGTAGAATTATCGGAATTATCAGCCTTAAGGACAAGGTGGAAGTTTCAGTGGCCACAATTTCAAGAAAAGATAGTTAGAATTCATTCAATCATTCAATCACTCACAGAGCCCGACGTAGGATAtggaatttcaaattttcatagcAAGTAGGTTAGACAACAACATTTTTTGGTGAAAGTTGTAATTGACTGGACAACCAAGGTTACACACGGAAGGCCTCTAATAGATACCTCTTTTTGGTGAAAGTTGTAATTGACTGGACAACCAAGGTTACACAAGGAAGGCCTCTAATAGATACCTCTATTATTGAGTGGTAATATGAGTATTAAGCTCATTTAGAATTTGAGAGAAATTCGGGTCTCTCCCAAGCATATTAGTTGCTCTTTATTTTTGTATCTTCTAGTAAACTTCATCAAGATCATCTTCATTTTGGAATTTTTCCCGAGCATGCTAATAAGATGCACGAATCTTCCTTTTATATTTACTTGTCTGAGCTACATGGTTGTGGATATTGACACTGAGGGccattttccttcttattttgtTCCTTAATAGAggaaattgttataattatttttgcaatttgtTCAACACATTGAGCTATTTACGTGATAAGTATTTTAGCTAACCATTGGAATTGTTATTAGCTTAAAAGCAACAATACTGGAAAACTTTTGATGATCAATTCCTACCGATGGAGGTGTTATAGGAGTTTGTAGGTTCTTTTAGCATCACTTTGGGCTAAGGCGCATATATTATTTCATCATTGCTCTCTAATTGATTTATGTAGAAGTGGAATGCAATATTTCaattatttctatttgtttttagGATTCCTCATCCTATGGATGTATGACTATGTTTCttcactaataaaaaaaaattcttcatcaAAAAAAAGAACATTGCTTGAAAACTACAATACAACTCAAGCAATAGGGTCTTCTAGCTTAAAATAGTGTCcctaataagtaaaaaaaaaagaaggggggCCAAAGGGGAAATGAAGGATTATAACATAAGAGGATTCCAAGCCAAAGATATTTGATTAGTTGTGGATACAACTACTTTGGTTATTTTCCCTTTGCAAAAGAAAAGAATTCACAAATGAGGGAAAATAACTTTCATTTGTAGAATTTGGTTCTAAACCTATCATAATGTATAACCCTACCTCTCAACCAAACACTACTAACAAAATTGGCTAACTAGAGGCTTAAATGAATTCAAATGCTTTCAAAAGCTAAAAATTAGAGGGATAAATAACAATGTAGATTCCAAACAACAATGTTAATTCTTAATTACTCCGGATATATGAACTAAAACAAATTAACGTAAGAGATTTTCGCTAACAATGATTATACTTTATTCGACCCTACATGACACAAAGCTACAACTATGAAAATCAAATCTAATAATCATCTACATATATCTATCTACTCCATTTCATTTCTACCTATAGTTGTACGCTCAAGCAAATGCTAGCATTTCATAGCATTTCTCACTTATGTTTAATCTCAAAAGAATAAAGAAGATTCTATTCAACCTAAATCACTTCAACAAAGACTAGTAAAAACAATTAGAGGAAGCCTCGAAGCTTATAGTTTCTATAGGGTATTGGaggctaaccatgtcaacattAAAACGAAGGTCGGTTTAATCAGGGCAAAGAACAAAGACGTGTTCTTTTAAAGAACGACAAAAACAACAATGTtggagccttaatcccaaaagattgcgGGTGGCTACAAGAACAAATATATCGATTTCAATGGTCATCCATATAGATTCTTCCTCTCTATTCATTTCGATTTCTACCATcacaatttataaaattagaTCATTCATATCATTTTCGACTAACGTCTTCCAAgtcatctttgttcattctcgACCCTTTTTTAAGTCTCCTAAATGCCAACTTTTAATCTTCCTTATCGATACTCTAATGTCTCATCTTTGCACATGTTCAAACTATCTTAAACAAttttctttcatcttttcctcaatatttgcaattcctaaaccctttcttatatcttcgttTCGAATTCTATCCCCCAGGCC
Coding sequences:
- the LOC130818880 gene encoding protein SRC2 homolog translates to MMKQSGTSSTAKLLIEVCLISARGLPYSSRWKYQWYAVGWIDPNDKYCTKIDASGNPNPVWNTKFTTVIDTSEVEFQDVTLNVEVYSREPLFLREKLRGTATVMLKEFLVKHCKNSEGSKQMVEDVGSFQLRKNSNKPQGFIDVSIRILEETVGTSSLFHLGNEDGFNLRDSTNSITATSDGGSLHSHPAGHVELPFHQPGNIRPPGSIGDHPYNHPMQYPPNYSNPAIAGSSNPSATSGPNYPVKPSYPPTSNPGYPAPPSYTPPPPQPPSHVGCVPTFLPGIHGQPSSYINMPSGAGRGIGPEFGAGLGAGALAAGAVIFGDDIISGFQLPAVGMQDASLLISTDPPF
- the LOC130818881 gene encoding GCN5-related N-acetyltransferase 3, chloroplastic, with the protein product MAIVIRSINKFIFQASCSSNNGVGNKVKKQPPIFVSTNPSNINIHALSKLYCACNHSPHRFSAAIEDIDAGKLGIAISHSSVVVSVFASVTDCDEGGVEEKEKGLLGRILPAALVGVPAENGELVGFGRAASDQALTASIYDVMVLPSLRRLGIGRMIVQRIIRNLVSKGIYDISALCTEEERLFFAACGFGDDILGSTTMMYAKTSPDNIDNNRIIT